Proteins encoded in a region of the Perca fluviatilis chromosome 6, GENO_Pfluv_1.0, whole genome shotgun sequence genome:
- the b3galt8 gene encoding beta-1,3-galactosyltransferase 2, whose amino-acid sequence MRRACLWTLVKCLSVSGLLVLSAHIFTVRRKDPATPSPLPAAEYRLLSPDTYGYTLTPAAVFRDTPPFLLLLVPVSPGEAAARDAIRQTWGAPGRDSRALFFVGLPEGGRGSSVQAQLEEESRTHADIVQMDFQDSYHNLTIKTLMMMNWLASHCPHASYAMKVDADIFVNVFLLLRRLRSSPRRGFISGSVISDGRPRRDSNSKWRVSEELYPADSFPPYLSGAGYVFSADMAARISWASRFVRMLPLEDVYVGLCLRVLAVQPVYSRSLLPPRNLFEIRHLDYDRCTFAKLIIVNGFTPSQLLHMWQDFSSGHSSC is encoded by the coding sequence ATGAGGAGGGCGTGTCTCTGGACGCTGGTGAAATGTCTCAGCGTTTCTGGCCTGCTCGTCCTGTCTGCTCACATCTTCACCGTGAGGAGGAAAGATCCTGCGACGCCGAGCCCCCTCCCAGCCGCCGAGTACCGGCTCCTGTCCCCTGACACCTACGGGTACACCCTGACCCCGGCCGCTGTGTTCAGGGACACCCCCCCCTTCCTGCTCCTTCTGGTACCTGTGTCCCCTGGGGAGGCTGCAGCCAGGGACGCCATCAGGCAGACATGGGGGGCTCCAGGGCGGGACAGCCGAGCTCTGTTCTTCGTGGGGCTCCCTGAGGGGGGGCGGGGCTCCAGCGTCCAGGctcagctggaggaggagagcagGACACACGCAGACATCGTCCAGATGGACTTCCAGGACAGCTACCACAACCTGACCATCAAGACCCTGATGATGATGAACTGGCTGGCCAGCCACTGCCCCCATGCCTCCTACGCCATGAAAGTGGACGCGGACATCTTCGTCAACGTCTTCCTCCTGCTCCGCAGGCTGAGGAGCTCGCCGCGGCGGGGCTTCATCAGCGGCTCGGTGATCAGTGACGGCCGGCCCCGCAGGGACAGCAACAGCAAATGGCGTGTGTCGGAGGAGCTGTACCCCGCCGACAGCTTCCCCCCATACCTGTCCGGGGCCGGCTACGTCTTCTCGGCAGACATGGCGGCCAGGATCTCCTGGGCGTCCCGGTTCGTCCGGATGCTCCCCCTGGAGGACGTGTACGTGGGCCTGTGTCTGCGCGTGCTGGCCGTGCAGCCGGTGTACTCCCGCAGCCTGCTGCCCCCCAGGAACCTGTTTGAGATCCGACACCTGGACTACGACAGGTGCACCTTCGCCAAACTGATCATTGTCAACGGGTTCACGCCGTCCCAGCTGCTGCACATGTGGCAGGACTTCTCCTCAGGCCACAGCAGCTGCTGA